In Bombus fervidus isolate BK054 chromosome 11, iyBomFerv1, whole genome shotgun sequence, a single genomic region encodes these proteins:
- the Vajk4 gene encoding vajk4 encodes MNIKLAIVLVALATRASCSEKAAEESASPKDSVADSSEKKTEKRGLHGSYGDLGGGGGDLSGGGVSSYDQHEHVKAVTVVKKVPVPYEVTKHVPYLVEKHVPYEVKVGVPQPYTVEKHVPYPVKVFVKVPVHVPQPYTVEKKVPYEVKVPVDKPYEVKVLVPQPYTVEKHVPVPVKVPVPQPYTVEKHVPYPVKVKIPVPQPYPVEKPIPYEVKVPVDKPYPVTVPKPYPVTVEKPYPVQVDKPVPYEVKVPVDKPYPVPVEKPYPVPVKVPVPQPYTVHKPVPVAVPKPVPYPVKVPVDKPYVVEKEVPVPVEKEVPVPVKIPVPVPIHEGHGGSGGGGGGGGYEGFSGYGGDSGGYFSHHR; translated from the exons ATGAATATCAAG TTGGCCATCGTCCTGGTGGCATTGGCCACGCGAGCTAGCTGCTCGGAGAAGGCAGCCGAGGAGAGCGCGTCACCAAAGGACTCTGTAGCCGATTCTTCGGAGAAGAAAACGGAGAAACGAGGATTGCACGGTAGCTACGGCGACCTGGGTGGTGGAGGAGGTGACCTGAGCGGGGGCGGTGTTTCCAGCTACGATCAGCACGAGCACGTGAAGGCGGTGACCGTGGTGAAGAAGGTGCCAGTGCCGTACGAAGTAACCAAGCACGTGCCTTACTTGGTGGAGAAGCATGTCCCGTACGAAGTGAAGGTCGGCGTACCCCAGCCTTACACCGTGGAGAAACACGTTCCTTACCCGGTGAAGGTGTTCGTGAAGGTGCCGGTACACGTGCCACAACCGTACACCGTGGAGAAGAAGGTGCCTTACGAAGTCAAGGTACCGGTGGACAAACCGTACGAGGTAAAGGTGTTGGTGCCGCAGCCGTACACCGTGGAGAAACACGTACCCGTGCCCGTTAAGGTGCCTGTCCCGCAGCCGTATACCGTCGAGAAGCACGTGCCGTACCCGGTGAAGGTCAAAATTCCAGTGCCGCAACCGTACCCAGTGGAGAAGCCGATACCGTACGAGGTTAAGGTACCAGTGGACAAACCGTACCCGGTCACTGTGCCCAAACCGTACCCAGTCACCGTTGAGAAACCGTACCCAGTGCAGGTAGACAAGCCGGTACCCTATGAGGTTAAGGTACCAGTGGACAAACCGTACCCTGTGCCAGTAGAGAAACCTTACCCTGTCCCGGTCAAGGTACCAGTCCCTCAACCGTATACCGTCCACAAACCGGTACCAGTGGCGGTCCCAAAGCCTGTACCCTACCCTGTCAAGGTACCGGTAGACAAACCGTATGTCGTCGAGAAGGAAGTACCTGTACCGGTAGAGAAAGAGGTTCCGGTACCGGTGAAGATACCTGTGCCAGTACCGATTCACGAGGGACACGGAGgcagcggcggcggcggcggcggcggcggctaCGAAGGATTTTCTGGATACGGTGGAGACAGCGGCGGATATTTCTCTCATCATCGTTGA